In Aptenodytes patagonicus chromosome 9, bAptPat1.pri.cur, whole genome shotgun sequence, the DNA window TGTTCTTAACAGCTTCTTGAGCAAAAGGTTCTGTAGGAAATTACATCTTTGTCAAAGGAAAAGGAACATTCTGGGACTGATTTGACTTGCTTTATACAGCTGGCTATATTTTCATGAAACTGACTCTGTAAATTCTTGTCTTTGCCAGGTGGCCTTGTTAGTCCAGTTCCTGATTGAAAACTCGGGAGAGATTTTTGGAGGTGACATTGCTTCCTTGTTTCAAAGACCAGACAAAAAGAAGTGCAAAAACTCAGAGGAATCTCTGGGTAAGTTGGTGGTACTGTATCTTCCAGAAATGTTTAAGATCTTTTAATAGGTAAACTGCTCATGCAAAAGAGTTTGCTTTCCCTTCATGTCTCTTccaaggaaaaacactgaaaaacagttggttttggttttcccgTTGCCTGTCAGGCATAGGCAGGAAGCGAGGGCAAAGCAGAGGGCTGAGGTGCATCACTTCAAATGTGTCCCTGAGGATGGCTGTCTTTCTCTGTGGCTGCTGTTCAACCTATTCCAGCCATCACAAGAATTTAGTGTAGCCTTAGCAATGCCATGTCCCAGCAGTCTTTTCTTCCAGATTAGTTCTGTAAAGCTAAACCAAATAGTTGAATGGAAAGAGATCGAGTTGTCTCTGTTAACTATCCTATGAATACAGGCCAGTGGTGAAAGCTCAGGTCATCAAGGCAGAATTTTTTATATTGTTCCCAGTCCTGCTCTGATCCCTGTGAAAATAGTGGatcatctttgcttttccatgGACTTGATAATATTTCCCTGCCTTGGTTATAAGGTACTATATGGGGTTAGGAGACATAGgcaacaaataaattaatttgtgttCTCTGCCCCAGGCATAGGCTTGGCTCAGCATGATGATTCCTCTGATGACCTGGAATTTTCTGCTTGTGACCCAGAAGGACCAAAGCACCACCTGGTACCTGAAACAGATACCATTTTTGAACCATCCAGCAGCTTGTTACTCGATGAGGATCAGGAAGACTGGGACTTGTTCAGTGAGATCACAGCCTGCTACCAAAGCAAAGCCCGGAAGAACACCAGTGCAGACAGCTATGACCTCCTGGAAGAGGAGGGCTCCTTCTGCTCCATCGGCTCAATACGCTCACTCAGCCCGGCGAGAGACCGGTGCTCATCAGAGCCCAGTGTCTGCCTcacctcccagcttcctgctcagAACCATGAGCCAGTGGCCCGCCAGTCCAGCTGCGATGCCACCATCATGCACAGCCATACAGACTACATCCACAGGCTCAAGCAGCTGCAGGTGGAGAGCCAGAAGTTGATTGATGAAGGCCTAAGCCCTGGGGTTAATAAGGCCAGGCAGAACTTGTGGCAGTCGCCTCAGACCAGCTCTAGGGTGAAGCAGCTCAGCCTTCAGAAATCCAACCTGTCCAACAGGTCCAGCTTCTCTAGCCTGTCCTCTACCACCACCTCCCCATCTGCCTCCTCACTCAGCTCCTTAGACAGTGCTTTCTCCTACTGCTCAGAGTCATCAGCCATTAGTCCCACAGACATCTCATCCCTGCCATTCATGTTCGGCACGTCTGCCAGGCTTCATGCCGTGTCCCCCAAGATTGCCAAGAGGTCCCCGAAAGAGTGGCACAAGTCCTTCACATCTCCTGTGCCTTTACATCCGTGTGACCTGGACAGTTTCCATGAGTATGAACTCAAGGCTGTAGAGAGCAGTCATTGCTTTGGAGAGAGGAAAAGTTTTCCATCTGTCAGCGGAGCTGCCGTGGGAAGCCCACTAACTGACATTGactgggaagaagaggagagacaGCCGAGTTGTGTAGGGGGCCCTGGCCCAGGGCTCAGGAGCCGGGATTATACCGAAGAGTTTGAACAAAACCCTGAGCtcccagctgccagcccagccagcgAGAAATCCCCACAGACCAGCCACCAGCAGCATAGGGAGAAGGCAGTGAAGAATATAGAAATCAAAAGCGTTGATGCCTGTCCTCCAAGCCAGGAAAGCCTGAAGCGCACCAAGATAACTTTTTATGTGGCCCCAAATAAAGAAAGCTCTTGGGGGTCTCCAgcggaagaggaagaggagagagccATGGCAAACACCAGCAGCAGTGActtgcccagcagcagcagtgagcaaaGCCTGTCCAAGAGCTTGCAGACTGTGACAGTCCATATCCCCCAGACAGTTTTCTATGGGCAGAATACCCCCCTTGTCCTGCAGTCCATCTCCAGGCGCTACCACCATGAACCAATGATCCCATCCCCACAGGCAGAGCACAAAGAGAGCCCCCAAAGCGTCTCCACTCCCGAGGAGCTGGAAAGCAAGCCAGTGGAAATGGCGCAGGCGCCAACCCAGAGCAAGGGCTTGAACACATTCAGCCACACCATCCATATCATCCTCCCCACCTCCATTCGAAACACCATCAGAGAGTACTTCAAGCATGACGAAACCAAGACCTGTCCCACGGCTGAGGCAGAAACAGTGGAGAATGAACTCCTTCGGAGCAGGGTGGAGTGGCTCAGGAGCCAGCCCCTGGCAGAGGTCGCCACAGAGGAGCATGATACAGTGGCATTTGCAAAAGAGACATTTGTCTAGGGAGATGGATGTGGaagaactgaatatttttttgtgtatgtgcagcagaaaatattctgtaagaTGTGATCAGGGTGTGAAGAATCTAGCAGGCTGCATGGGGCAATAAGTGTAAAGTGACACTAATGTGTATGTAATGTTGGGGTTTAAAATTCATtttggctggggtgggggggaggggtaTGTGGGGTTGTTCTTGTATTTTCATTACACCCCTTTTCTACGGAAGAGACTTCACTGGCTGGGTGTCTAGTGGGCTGAAGGCCACCAGACTCTCCCTGACTGTGAATTAGCTGACCTGTACAGGGTCTGACTCCATTTCTTCttaaagcaggaaaggagaaactctgttttattttctccagtCAGCTGCTGATGTGTGTGGATGACCGGAGAACTGGGACAGCTAATGCTCCATCAGAATTAGTTAAAAAACTTTATGCTTGCACAAAATCCTCCACTATTCACTGTTCATCACCACCATTCATCCAAAGGAAGAGCCTTCACCTCCATCCCAGAAatcactgctgcttctctctgctcaTCTTGTGTCCCCCAGTGGTCTCGCTCACAGTCTGCATTCATTACTGTTTGAGGCTGGGTTCCAGAAACACCGAATGGAGCCCAGAGCCCAAAGCCCAGCTTTCACTGACAGACGGTATATGTAACATTTTAACCCcaagattgcttttttttcccaattaattcTCTCTTCTCATACCTCCCCCAAAGCTAGCATTTGACAGAGCCACAGCTACTATAAAGGATTTTAGCACTGTCACTTTGGCAGGGCTATGAACATTTGTCTTCTTCGGTGCCCTCTGCGAATAGCTGGTCCTTTTAGTCCTAGTAAAAGGTGACATTATATTTCTGTAAATGATGGTGACATTTCAGGAGGCCCTTTCCAGAGGCAGTGTGGATGGGGCAACTAATCAAATTCCTAGTCATGCTGAGAGGGACTTAAGCAGGATTTGGCTTTAGCATGAGGTCAAGGAGTTGTGGAAGTTGTCAAGAATGTTGTCAAGTGCATGCTGAAGCAAAGCCCCATCTGGCCAGAAAGTTGTCAGAGAGTCCATAAGCTGAGACTGTCCAAGCTTCAACAGCACTGATGCTGTTTCAGAGAAGCAGTGTGTTCCCATTCAGCATGGTACATGGCCCAGTGTGCTCCAGCAGAATTATGTTTGGAGAAGTGCCAGGCAGGGATGCACTAAGCAGGCTGCTTGTGTTGCACCACTAAAGAAATGCAGCCAGTGGACTCTTGGAACAGCTCTGTGATTCCACTCAAAGCAATGCTCAGAAGCGCCATAGCCATAATGGGACTTGCTTAGAGGGTTGTGATGTTGCC includes these proteins:
- the LOC143164481 gene encoding rho GTPase-activating protein 20-like, yielding MKPIVQRRRSTPSAITKALSKSKYHSRETTLSSSHSDNGLPSAVFSSPGSTFILDERVQLTVGLQTQERHLILFSDVLVIAKSKSSSSLKLKKQVHLSEVWTGTCLSEVTEKKMGPENSFVIGWPTTNYVVTFSSADVKERWLSALLWHINEVKQNEYLKNLTLQIFVLDADNCSSTTAVNVSNVETAESVMKKTLLQLGLPGRTSEHHLWVISGKDDPAYPLIGHEHPFSIALNCLRDSADQQHGTNNDTLLADGTETSFLDQLPKEKQCQFVLKPRLQAPMQLRRESLQKHTKRKKSLIDWALRRSTSTPTGSPPSQSPTTSRKLFGLSLSSVCPDGILPKPIMDMLLLLYHEGPSTRGIFRRSANAKTCKELKEKLNSGGDVQMDGESVFVAAAVITDFLRNIPDSVLSSDMHRLWMEAVDTENRAHKIEAIKSLVNQLPEANLILLRHLFGVLHHIEQNSGVNQMNAFNLALCIAPNMLWLPSPTGPEEESRSTKKVALLVQFLIENSGEIFGGDIASLFQRPDKKKCKNSEESLGIGLAQHDDSSDDLEFSACDPEGPKHHLVPETDTIFEPSSSLLLDEDQEDWDLFSEITACYQSKARKNTSADSYDLLEEEGSFCSIGSIRSLSPARDRCSSEPSVCLTSQLPAQNHEPVARQSSCDATIMHSHTDYIHRLKQLQVESQKLIDEGLSPGVNKARQNLWQSPQTSSRVKQLSLQKSNLSNRSSFSSLSSTTTSPSASSLSSLDSAFSYCSESSAISPTDISSLPFMFGTSARLHAVSPKIAKRSPKEWHKSFTSPVPLHPCDLDSFHEYELKAVESSHCFGERKSFPSVSGAAVGSPLTDIDWEEEERQPSCVGGPGPGLRSRDYTEEFEQNPELPAASPASEKSPQTSHQQHREKAVKNIEIKSVDACPPSQESLKRTKITFYVAPNKESSWGSPAEEEEERAMANTSSSDLPSSSSEQSLSKSLQTVTVHIPQTVFYGQNTPLVLQSISRRYHHEPMIPSPQAEHKESPQSVSTPEELESKPVEMAQAPTQSKGLNTFSHTIHIILPTSIRNTIREYFKHDETKTCPTAEAETVENELLRSRVEWLRSQPLAEVATEEHDTVAFAKETFV